The following proteins come from a genomic window of Pseudomonas cichorii:
- a CDS encoding response regulator has product MAVHPTRQQLLLVDDEEDANEELAELLEGEGFCCFTASSVKMALQQLTRHPDIALVITDLRMPEESGIQLIKRLREHTSRQHLPVIVTSGHADMEDVSDLLRLQVLDLFRKPIYHVRLLETLNNLFPEPKIFQVQ; this is encoded by the coding sequence ATGGCCGTCCACCCCACACGCCAACAGCTGCTTCTGGTTGATGACGAAGAGGACGCCAATGAAGAGTTGGCAGAACTGCTCGAAGGCGAGGGGTTCTGCTGCTTCACTGCTTCCTCCGTCAAGATGGCTCTGCAGCAGTTGACACGCCATCCGGACATTGCGCTTGTCATCACCGACCTGCGCATGCCGGAAGAGAGCGGTATTCAGTTGATCAAACGCCTGCGTGAACACACTTCGCGCCAGCACCTGCCTGTGATCGTCACTTCGGGGCATGCCGATATGGAGGACGTCAGCGACTTGCTGCGCCTGCAGGTACTGGATCTGTTCCGCAAGCCGATTTACCACGTCCGCCTGCTGGAAACCCTCAACAACCTCTTTCCCGAGCCGAAAATCTTTCAGGTGCAATGA
- a CDS encoding Flp family type IVb pilin produces the protein MFLTNLYIRVYTHIQAFLKNREAASAIEYVLLAAMVAVAIVAFVPAISAQVRVIFNQVLVALGGTAV, from the coding sequence ATGTTCCTTACCAATCTGTACATACGCGTCTATACGCACATTCAGGCCTTCCTGAAAAACCGGGAAGCCGCTTCGGCTATCGAGTACGTACTTCTGGCTGCCATGGTGGCCGTGGCCATTGTTGCCTTCGTGCCAGCCATCAGTGCTCAAGTGCGAGTCATCTTCAACCAGGTTCTGGTCGCATTGGGCGGTACGGCAGTCTGA
- a CDS encoding CpaF family protein — protein MAEKLFGVASRTQGSTDDGQGLKLVLHRYIIDGIEESGKNLLEGSRPVLAQFVFDKVAEYVARLRLAISRYEMERLAEELVDELTGFGPLEVLLRDTAVTEILVNGPGKVFVERDGILHHTDLRFIDSHHVERVMQRILAPLGRRLDESSPMVDARLPDGSRVNAIIPPIALDGPCLSIRKFRKDMLKSTDLVAMQTIDQSIFDFFHEAVGKRCNVLVSGGTGTGKTTMLNVLSQMIDTQQRLVTIEDVAELQLIHPHVVRLETRPPNAEGHGEVRASDLIRNSLRMRPDRIILGEIRGVEVLDVLTAMNTGHDGSMSTVHANNAQDALLRLETLVGLTGRQIPERTLRQMICAALDVIIQLARLPDGRRCVSEVVEVVGIRDDIYVTNTLFRLDRRTGIGFLREAVHAAGDKLRPSY, from the coding sequence ATGGCGGAGAAATTGTTTGGCGTTGCTTCGCGTACCCAGGGCAGCACGGATGACGGGCAAGGGCTCAAGCTGGTGTTGCATCGCTACATCATCGATGGCATCGAGGAGAGCGGCAAGAACCTGCTCGAAGGCTCGCGGCCGGTCCTGGCGCAGTTTGTGTTCGACAAGGTGGCTGAATATGTCGCCCGGTTGCGGCTGGCCATTTCGCGTTATGAAATGGAGCGTCTTGCCGAGGAACTGGTCGACGAACTGACCGGCTTCGGCCCGCTGGAAGTGTTGCTGCGCGATACCGCAGTGACGGAAATTCTGGTCAACGGGCCGGGCAAGGTCTTTGTGGAACGTGACGGTATCTTGCACCACACCGACTTGCGTTTTATCGACTCGCACCACGTCGAGCGCGTCATGCAGCGCATTCTGGCGCCCCTTGGCCGTCGGCTGGATGAGTCCTCGCCCATGGTGGATGCGCGACTGCCCGACGGCAGCCGGGTCAACGCAATCATCCCGCCGATTGCTCTGGACGGGCCTTGCCTGTCGATCCGGAAATTCCGCAAGGACATGCTCAAGAGCACCGATCTGGTGGCGATGCAGACCATCGATCAATCGATCTTCGATTTCTTCCACGAGGCGGTGGGCAAGCGTTGCAATGTGTTGGTCAGCGGCGGTACCGGCACCGGCAAGACCACCATGCTCAACGTGCTCAGTCAGATGATCGACACGCAACAGCGGCTGGTGACCATCGAAGACGTTGCCGAACTGCAGCTGATTCACCCCCATGTGGTGCGCCTGGAAACCCGGCCACCCAACGCCGAAGGCCATGGTGAGGTGCGCGCCAGCGACCTGATCCGCAACTCCCTGCGGATGCGCCCGGACCGCATCATCCTTGGGGAGATTCGTGGTGTGGAAGTGCTGGATGTACTGACTGCCATGAACACTGGCCACGATGGTTCCATGAGTACTGTGCACGCCAACAACGCTCAGGATGCCTTGTTGCGTCTGGAAACCCTGGTCGGCCTGACCGGCCGGCAGATTCCCGAGCGGACCCTGCGGCAAATGATCTGCGCGGCACTGGACGTCATCATCCAGCTGGCCCGCCTGCCCGACGGGCGTCGTTGCGTCAGCGAAGTGGTCGAGGTGGTGGGCATTCGCGACGACATTTATGTCACCAACACCCTGTTCCGTCTGGACCGGCGCACCGGCATCGGCTTCCTGCGTGAGGCCGTGCACGCCGCGGGTGACAAATTGCGACCTTCTTACTGA
- a CDS encoding pilus assembly protein: MSQSLSQTFLAITRNPTDLEWLQGALGSLGQVVSAGSGSLDDLLALVDVTFASVVFVGLDREHLMNQSALIEGALEAKPMLAIVALGDGMDNQLVLNAMRAGARDFVAYGSRSSEVAGLVRRLSKRLPAVTPNPNMSGLSVLYGAQCDGDGALIASHLAMVVQKAGQRTLLLDLGLPRGDSLSMLGLESTFSFGDALRHLRRLDATLIDSAFTTAENGLRILAYTEADDHLEQSSAAELYMLLSALRQHFQHVIVNLVGQPDSEALRTFVSHCDQLLWYADQSVIECRRNLAVLNLWREKGMRMQHAGLLIDGYLRSVAPNSETVGKTFGLPVISVLPLSPELRLNAKNQGVSLFDLAPREALCAGLRRLGDHLVRHSDAYEKPSEGFFARLWGNK; this comes from the coding sequence ATGAGTCAGAGCCTGAGTCAGACATTCCTGGCGATTACCCGAAACCCCACTGATCTTGAATGGTTGCAGGGCGCTCTGGGATCGCTGGGTCAGGTGGTGAGTGCTGGCAGCGGCAGCCTGGACGATTTGCTGGCGCTGGTGGACGTGACCTTCGCCAGCGTGGTGTTCGTGGGGCTCGATCGTGAGCACCTGATGAACCAGAGCGCTTTGATCGAGGGCGCACTGGAAGCCAAGCCGATGCTGGCGATTGTTGCGCTGGGCGATGGCATGGATAACCAGTTGGTGCTCAATGCCATGCGCGCCGGAGCCAGGGATTTCGTGGCCTATGGCTCGCGCTCCAGTGAGGTTGCCGGTCTGGTGCGGCGCTTGAGCAAACGCCTGCCAGCGGTGACACCGAACCCCAACATGAGCGGTCTGTCGGTGTTGTATGGGGCTCAATGCGATGGTGACGGGGCTCTGATCGCCTCTCACCTGGCGATGGTGGTACAGAAGGCCGGACAGCGCACCTTGCTGCTGGATCTGGGCTTGCCCCGTGGCGACAGCCTGTCGATGCTCGGTCTTGAATCGACGTTCAGTTTTGGCGACGCACTGCGCCATTTGCGCAGGCTGGACGCGACCCTTATCGACAGTGCTTTCACCACCGCCGAGAACGGCTTGCGCATTCTTGCCTACACCGAGGCCGACGATCATCTGGAGCAGTCCAGTGCGGCCGAGCTTTACATGCTGCTCAGTGCCCTGCGCCAGCATTTCCAGCATGTCATCGTGAATCTGGTGGGCCAGCCGGACAGCGAAGCCCTGCGCACCTTTGTAAGCCACTGTGACCAGTTGCTGTGGTACGCCGACCAGAGCGTGATCGAGTGCCGACGCAATCTGGCGGTGCTCAATCTGTGGCGGGAAAAGGGCATGCGGATGCAGCACGCCGGGTTGTTGATCGACGGCTATCTGCGTTCGGTAGCGCCCAATTCGGAAACCGTGGGGAAAACCTTCGGCCTGCCGGTGATTTCGGTCTTGCCGCTGAGCCCTGAATTGCGACTCAACGCGAAGAATCAGGGTGTTTCGCTGTTCGATCTGGCGCCCAGGGAAGCGCTGTGCGCGGGGTTACGTCGACTTGGGGATCACCTGGTCCGTCATTCCGATGCTTATGAAAAACCCAGTGAAGGTTTCTTCGCTCGACTATGGGGGAATAAATAA
- the cpaB gene encoding Flp pilus assembly protein CpaB — protein sequence MSSRITMVLAIVFLLGALVAGYLGIVVSKEPAPPPPPVEAPVVQAPPPVEVAPPAPPVEEALRQSVVVLARDVPPYTSLKEDDLLIERLKVAPVGSFSKIEDVLERRTWRPLAAGTWLSESSFEAGGTLARMIRPDERALALSVDEVIGAGGLLSPGDYVDVLLYLPEDTANPVRSSQVVVPALRILSVGGLLGLTRDGKPAHNISADERFQLEQQRINARSVVVAVPEALLSRLLLATQTGVLRLAVRSADEGNLQDYWTGDPGRPDVAVRLDTARRDLVQFSQLALSGGGNQHGGASRGSRGVEVIRGNQVTQQTP from the coding sequence ATGAGCAGTCGTATCACCATGGTGCTCGCTATCGTTTTTTTACTCGGTGCACTGGTTGCCGGGTATCTGGGAATAGTGGTCAGTAAAGAGCCAGCGCCGCCGCCCCCTCCTGTGGAGGCCCCCGTCGTACAGGCACCGCCTCCCGTGGAGGTCGCGCCGCCTGCGCCGCCCGTCGAAGAAGCGCTGCGCCAGAGTGTCGTGGTGCTGGCGCGCGATGTGCCTCCCTACACTTCTCTCAAGGAAGACGATCTGCTGATCGAGCGTCTCAAGGTCGCGCCTGTCGGCAGTTTCAGCAAGATCGAAGACGTGCTCGAACGCCGCACCTGGCGTCCACTGGCGGCAGGGACCTGGCTGAGTGAAAGCAGTTTCGAGGCGGGTGGCACCCTGGCGCGGATGATTCGTCCCGACGAACGGGCACTGGCCTTGTCCGTCGATGAGGTGATTGGTGCTGGCGGGCTGCTCAGCCCCGGCGATTATGTCGACGTTCTGCTTTATCTCCCCGAAGACACTGCCAACCCTGTTCGCTCCAGTCAGGTGGTGGTGCCCGCCTTGAGAATCCTGAGTGTAGGTGGGCTGCTCGGGCTGACTCGCGACGGCAAGCCTGCCCACAACATCAGTGCCGACGAGCGCTTCCAACTGGAGCAGCAACGCATAAATGCCAGGAGCGTAGTGGTGGCGGTGCCCGAAGCCTTGCTGAGCCGCTTGCTGCTGGCCACCCAGACTGGCGTGTTGCGTCTGGCCGTGCGCAGTGCCGATGAAGGCAATCTGCAGGATTACTGGACCGGTGACCCCGGCCGCCCCGATGTTGCCGTACGCCTGGATACGGCCAGACGCGACCTGGTGCAGTTCAGCCAGTTGGCCCTCAGTGGTGGAGGCAACCAGCATGGCGGTGCGTCTCGTGGATCTCGTGGTGTCGAGGTGATACGCGGCAACCAGGTAACGCAACAAACTCCCTGA
- a CDS encoding type II and III secretion system protein family protein, with translation MSRCFVPVLKRHALFLLFAGLGVDSSWAASSTASNAGNGCASLAAMPTVLEVTQGMQQDVRSPVAITRIAVGNPKVADVLVNGNQGFLLTGVSTGATSLMVWTACSTSPRQSMVFVRGSGTAALVDPAPVPSLDPQLPSQVQTDIRFIEVSRTKLKEASTSIFGTGSNNFLFGAPGTVTDVTVSPGTVGSTRPAIGLNNNNFNIVWGGGSSKVLGMINAMEGSGFAYTLARPSLVALNGQSASFLAGGEFPVPVPSGDGNGISIEYKEYGVRLTLTPTVVGRDRILLKVAPEVSELDFSAGITISGTTVPALNVRRTDTSISLADGESFVVSGLISSSNIASVDKFPGLGDIPILGAFFRNSQIQRDERELLMIVTPHLVQPLAVNAQLPTLPGEGLRNYDPNFFRMYFLENGDFERRSGLSQ, from the coding sequence ATGAGCCGTTGTTTCGTACCGGTCTTAAAACGTCACGCGCTGTTTTTGCTGTTCGCTGGACTGGGCGTTGATTCAAGCTGGGCAGCTTCGAGCACTGCCAGTAATGCCGGCAATGGCTGTGCAAGTCTGGCGGCCATGCCGACCGTGCTGGAAGTCACGCAAGGCATGCAGCAGGATGTTCGTTCGCCGGTGGCCATCACCCGGATTGCCGTGGGTAATCCGAAGGTGGCCGATGTGCTGGTCAATGGCAACCAGGGCTTTCTGCTGACGGGCGTCTCTACGGGGGCCACCAGCCTGATGGTCTGGACGGCCTGTTCCACCTCGCCGCGCCAGAGCATGGTGTTTGTTCGGGGCAGCGGCACAGCCGCGCTGGTCGATCCTGCGCCGGTGCCTTCTCTCGACCCCCAGTTGCCAAGTCAGGTGCAGACCGACATTCGCTTCATTGAAGTCAGTCGTACCAAGCTCAAGGAGGCCAGTACCTCGATCTTCGGGACCGGCTCGAACAACTTTCTGTTCGGCGCTCCCGGCACGGTAACCGATGTCACAGTCTCGCCAGGCACGGTCGGCTCCACGCGGCCAGCCATCGGCCTGAATAACAACAACTTCAATATCGTCTGGGGCGGTGGCAGCAGCAAGGTGCTGGGCATGATCAACGCCATGGAAGGCAGCGGCTTTGCCTACACCCTGGCGCGCCCGAGTCTTGTGGCGTTGAACGGGCAGAGTGCGAGCTTTCTGGCGGGCGGCGAGTTTCCGGTGCCGGTGCCCAGCGGAGACGGCAATGGCATTTCCATCGAGTACAAGGAGTACGGCGTACGCCTGACGTTGACGCCTACCGTGGTCGGACGTGACCGTATTCTGCTCAAGGTCGCGCCCGAGGTCAGCGAGCTGGACTTCTCGGCAGGCATCACCATTTCCGGAACCACTGTGCCGGCACTCAATGTGCGACGTACCGACACCAGTATTTCCCTGGCCGACGGGGAAAGTTTTGTGGTCAGCGGCCTGATCAGCTCCAGCAATATCGCCTCGGTGGACAAGTTTCCGGGACTTGGCGATATCCCCATTCTGGGCGCTTTTTTCCGTAACTCGCAGATTCAGCGCGATGAGCGTGAGCTGCTGATGATCGTCACGCCGCATCTGGTGCAGCCTCTGGCGGTCAACGCCCAGTTGCCTACGCTGCCAGGCGAAGGCCTGCGCAATTACGATCCGAATTTCTTCCGTATGTATTTCCTCGAGAACGGTGATTTCGAGCGCCGTAGCGGGTTATCTCAATGA